One stretch of Streptomyces hygroscopicus DNA includes these proteins:
- a CDS encoding antibiotic biosynthesis monooxygenase, with protein MSDQNHVTVIARFTPASDRAPQLQALLEGMIAPTRSEPGCRSYDLYTTETEASDFVLLERYQDSAALEAHRTTAHYKAYRAQLSDLLAKPVEVSVLRPVNVIG; from the coding sequence GTGTCAGACCAGAACCACGTGACCGTGATCGCCCGCTTCACCCCGGCCTCAGACCGCGCTCCGCAGCTGCAGGCCCTGCTCGAAGGCATGATCGCCCCGACCCGCTCCGAGCCGGGATGCCGCTCCTACGACCTCTACACCACCGAGACGGAAGCCTCGGACTTCGTCCTCCTGGAGCGCTACCAGGACTCCGCAGCCCTGGAGGCGCACCGCACGACGGCCCACTACAAGGCGTACCGCGCCCAGCTGTCCGACCTCCTCGCCAAACCGGTCGAGGTTTCCGTCCTGAGGCCGGTCAACGTCATCGGCTGA
- a CDS encoding GntR family transcriptional regulator — MGNEPRFDLSAAGFRIERGRTSATTQLAEQIKALILKQQLPPGTRLPTERELMAETGLSRITVRAAVGALESQGWVVRKQGLGTFVSEPVDQELSSGVRTITEVLLEQGVTPHIDVLGFGVESAAPHVAQVLGESEVLTIRRRYGDGEKPVALVTIHLPTRVLEAAGPLRSGEPATETTYTMWEQRLGVRIAQARHQIHAAAASPDVAAALEIDESAPVLVLERVSLGHDDRPLEVVIFHYRPERYGFTVTLPRTVSGAPVGMTDMTERRRP; from the coding sequence ATGGGCAACGAGCCCCGCTTCGACCTGTCGGCCGCCGGATTCCGGATCGAACGGGGCCGGACATCGGCGACGACGCAGCTGGCCGAGCAGATCAAGGCACTGATCCTCAAGCAGCAGCTGCCGCCGGGAACGCGGCTGCCCACGGAACGGGAGCTGATGGCTGAGACCGGTCTGAGCCGCATCACGGTCCGTGCCGCCGTGGGTGCACTGGAGTCGCAGGGCTGGGTGGTACGCAAGCAAGGACTGGGCACCTTCGTCTCCGAACCGGTGGACCAGGAGCTGTCCTCCGGCGTGCGCACCATCACCGAGGTCCTGCTCGAACAGGGCGTCACACCGCACATCGACGTCCTGGGCTTCGGGGTCGAATCCGCTGCGCCCCACGTCGCGCAGGTCCTCGGGGAGTCCGAGGTACTGACGATCCGGCGCCGGTATGGGGACGGGGAGAAGCCGGTCGCGCTCGTCACGATCCACCTCCCGACGCGGGTGCTGGAGGCGGCCGGGCCGCTGCGCTCCGGCGAACCCGCCACCGAGACCACGTACACGATGTGGGAGCAGCGCCTGGGGGTGCGGATCGCGCAGGCCCGGCACCAGATCCACGCGGCCGCAGCTTCTCCGGACGTCGCCGCGGCGCTGGAGATCGACGAGTCCGCGCCCGTGCTCGTCCTGGAGCGGGTCAGCCTCGGCCACGACGACCGTCCACTGGAAGTCGTGATCTTCCACTACCGCCCGGAACGCTACGGATTCACCGTAACGCTTCCCCGCACCGTCTCCGGTGCCCCAGTCGGCATGACCGACATGACAGAAAGGCGACGTCCATGA
- a CDS encoding oxidoreductase, with product MNHDDPSGAGPAHEPEPHIGLILALTIRGLAVGNYPDMVRAAQAAESHGFDSVWLCDHFLTLSPDDYVRDAGITAGPESDGGAQQSRSSSVPLLECWTALSALSRDTTTVRLGTSVLCNSYRYPAVLAKMAATLDVISGGRLDLGMGAGWFQQEYEAYGIPFPPTGDRVTALGESLQVMRQVWTDPHPAFHGDFYSIDGAVCDPPPLQQPHPPLWVGGEGLRVHRIAARHANGVNVRWWPAEKCAERRAFLDRECEAIGRDPATLRLSITTLLAPTDSSAQQDELRTRFQSIPDTGLITGTPEACVERIRAYQDAGIDHFLFTIPDVADSTYLDVVGEQILPHIKPARHAQLT from the coding sequence ATGAACCACGACGATCCCTCCGGCGCGGGTCCCGCCCACGAGCCCGAGCCGCACATCGGGCTGATCCTGGCCCTGACCATCCGCGGCCTCGCCGTGGGCAACTATCCCGACATGGTCCGCGCCGCGCAGGCGGCCGAGTCCCACGGATTCGACTCCGTGTGGCTGTGCGACCACTTCCTGACCCTCAGCCCCGACGACTACGTCCGGGACGCGGGCATCACCGCCGGACCCGAGAGCGACGGCGGCGCCCAGCAGAGCCGCTCGTCGTCGGTCCCGCTGCTCGAATGCTGGACCGCGCTGTCGGCCCTGTCCCGCGACACCACCACCGTGCGCCTGGGCACCAGTGTGCTGTGCAACTCCTACCGCTACCCCGCCGTGCTCGCCAAGATGGCCGCCACCCTCGATGTCATCTCCGGCGGCCGACTGGACCTGGGCATGGGAGCGGGCTGGTTCCAGCAGGAGTACGAGGCATACGGCATCCCGTTCCCCCCGACCGGGGACCGGGTCACCGCGCTCGGCGAGTCGCTCCAGGTGATGCGCCAGGTGTGGACCGACCCGCACCCGGCCTTCCACGGCGACTTCTACAGCATCGACGGGGCGGTCTGCGATCCGCCCCCGCTCCAGCAGCCGCATCCGCCCCTGTGGGTGGGCGGCGAGGGGCTGCGGGTCCACCGCATCGCCGCACGGCACGCCAACGGCGTCAACGTCCGATGGTGGCCCGCCGAGAAGTGCGCGGAGCGCCGCGCGTTCCTGGACCGTGAGTGCGAGGCGATCGGCCGCGACCCGGCGACCCTGCGCCTGTCGATCACCACCCTGCTCGCACCGACCGACTCCTCGGCACAGCAGGACGAGCTGCGTACCCGCTTCCAGTCGATTCCCGACACCGGACTGATCACCGGGACGCCGGAAGCCTGTGTCGAGCGCATCCGCGCCTACCAGGACGCCGGCATCGACCACTTCCTGTTCACCATCCCCGACGTCGCGGACTCGACCTATCTCGACGTCGTCGGGGAGCAGATCCTGCCCCACATCAAGCCCGCACGGCACGCACAACTCACCTGA